Proteins from one Xenorhabdus griffiniae genomic window:
- a CDS encoding amino acid aminotransferase, whose translation MFEKITAAPADPILGLADSFKADPRENKINLGIGVYKDETGKTPVLTTVKKAEKFLLENETTKNYLAISGLPEFGRVTQELLFGKNSPIVTDKRARTVQSPGGTGALRIAADFIAKQTNAKRVWISNPTWPNHKGVFSSAGLEIREYNYYDAESHALDFEGMLASLSEAQAGDVVLLHGCCHNPTGIDPTAEQWQKLADLSAANGWLPVFDFAYQGFAKGLDEDAEGLRIFTRNHNELIVASSYSKNFGLYNERVGACTIVAADSDTAEKAFSQAKSIVRTNYSNPPAHGASVVTTILSNDDLKAEWIQELATMRERIQRMRQLFVNTLQEKGAKQDFSFISTQNGMFSFSGLTKDQVDRLREEYGIYAVSSGRINVAGLTLENMVPLCEAIVAIL comes from the coding sequence ATGTTTGAAAAAATCACAGCAGCGCCTGCCGACCCGATTCTTGGTTTAGCAGATAGCTTTAAAGCAGATCCCCGTGAAAATAAAATTAACTTAGGTATCGGCGTCTACAAAGACGAAACGGGTAAAACCCCTGTTCTGACTACTGTTAAAAAAGCAGAGAAGTTCCTGCTGGAAAACGAAACGACTAAAAATTATCTGGCAATTAGTGGATTACCTGAATTTGGCCGCGTCACTCAAGAACTGCTTTTCGGCAAAAACAGCCCTATCGTCACTGACAAACGCGCCCGTACTGTACAAAGCCCAGGCGGAACTGGCGCACTACGTATTGCCGCTGACTTTATTGCTAAACAGACCAATGCAAAACGTGTCTGGATCAGCAACCCAACCTGGCCAAACCACAAAGGCGTTTTCTCCAGTGCTGGCTTGGAGATCCGCGAATACAACTATTACGATGCAGAAAGTCATGCCTTAGATTTCGAAGGCATGTTGGCAAGTTTGTCTGAAGCACAAGCAGGTGATGTTGTTCTGCTGCATGGCTGCTGCCATAACCCAACGGGTATTGATCCAACCGCTGAACAATGGCAGAAACTGGCAGATTTATCTGCTGCAAATGGCTGGCTGCCCGTATTCGACTTTGCGTACCAAGGCTTTGCCAAAGGATTGGATGAAGATGCAGAAGGTCTGCGTATTTTTACCAGAAACCACAATGAGCTAATCGTTGCCAGTTCTTATTCCAAAAACTTTGGGTTGTACAATGAGCGTGTTGGTGCCTGCACCATCGTTGCAGCAGACAGCGATACCGCAGAAAAGGCATTCAGCCAGGCAAAATCCATTGTGCGTACCAATTACTCTAACCCACCGGCGCACGGTGCTTCTGTTGTGACAACCATTCTGTCCAATGATGACCTGAAAGCCGAATGGATTCAGGAATTGGCAACCATGCGTGAACGCATTCAGCGTATGCGCCAACTGTTTGTGAATACCTTGCAAGAAAAAGGCGCGAAGCAAGACTTTAGCTTTATTAGCACACAAAATGGTATGTTCTCATTCAGTGGATTAACTAAAGATCAAGTTGATCGCCTGCGTGAAGAATATGGGATTTACGCGGTTAGCTCTGGCCGTATCAACGTAGCGGGTCTGACACTGGAGAATATGGTTCCTCTGTGTGAAGCTATCGTTGCAATACTCTGA
- a CDS encoding MBL fold metallo-hydrolase produces MKYHIIPVTMAMQNCTLIWCEATQEAAIVDPGGNAEQLIAEIERRGLKITQILLTHGHYDHVGATVEVAQHFGVPVYGPHKGDAFWIESLEIQCQMFGVEPCPSFTPDRWLDEGDTLKIGSIELSVLHCPGHTPGHIILANHTDKVISMGDVLFKGSIGRTDFPGGNYDELIQSIKEKVLPLGDEYQFIPGHGPMSTLGHERKTNPFLQD; encoded by the coding sequence ATGAAATACCACATTATCCCCGTTACGATGGCGATGCAAAATTGCACATTGATTTGGTGTGAAGCAACTCAGGAGGCGGCGATTGTTGATCCTGGTGGTAATGCTGAACAACTTATCGCTGAAATAGAGCGACGTGGGCTGAAAATCACCCAAATTTTGCTGACACATGGTCACTATGATCATGTTGGTGCTACTGTCGAAGTCGCGCAGCATTTTGGTGTGCCTGTTTACGGGCCACATAAGGGAGATGCTTTTTGGATAGAAAGTTTGGAAATTCAATGCCAAATGTTTGGCGTTGAACCATGCCCCTCTTTTACGCCTGATCGTTGGCTCGATGAAGGGGATACACTAAAAATTGGCAGTATTGAGTTATCCGTTTTGCACTGTCCGGGGCATACACCGGGGCATATTATCCTTGCTAACCACACCGATAAAGTCATCTCAATGGGAGATGTATTGTTTAAGGGCAGTATTGGCCGTACGGATTTTCCGGGCGGAAACTATGATGAGTTGATCCAATCTATTAAGGAAAAAGTATTGCCATTGGGGGACGAGTATCAATTCATTCCCGGTCACGGTCCAATGTCAACATTAGGGCATGAGCGGAAGACCAATCCATTTTTACAGGATTAA
- the pyrD gene encoding quinone-dependent dihydroorotate dehydrogenase, producing MYYSLVRKALFQLDPEQAHELTFRQLKRVAGTPFEFLIRQSVATKPVTCMGLSFKNPLGLAAGLDKNGDCIDAFGAMGFGFVEVGTVTPRPQAGNDKPRLFRVVEAEGIINRMGFNNLGVDNLVENVKRAKYDGIIGINIGKNKDTPVENGKDDYLICMDKVYPHAGYITINISSPNTPGLRTLQYGEALDDLLSAIKNKQSELQQKFQKYVPVAVKISPDLSEEELIKIADSLMRHHIDGVIATNTTLDRKIIEGLNHCQQAGGLSGRPVQLRSTEIIRRLSQELKGEIPIIGVGGIDSLVAAREKIEAGASLIQIYSGFIYKGPKIIKDIVNHI from the coding sequence ATGTATTATTCTCTAGTACGGAAGGCATTGTTCCAGCTTGATCCTGAACAGGCACATGAGCTAACTTTCCGCCAACTCAAACGTGTTGCCGGTACTCCTTTCGAATTTCTTATCCGCCAATCAGTTGCCACTAAGCCCGTGACTTGCATGGGACTGTCTTTCAAAAATCCACTGGGTTTAGCCGCAGGTCTTGATAAAAACGGTGATTGCATTGATGCATTTGGGGCAATGGGCTTTGGGTTTGTTGAAGTTGGTACAGTAACACCGCGCCCGCAAGCTGGAAATGATAAGCCAAGATTATTCCGGGTGGTTGAAGCGGAGGGGATCATCAACCGGATGGGATTTAATAACCTTGGGGTAGATAATCTGGTTGAGAATGTTAAGCGCGCAAAATATGACGGGATTATCGGGATCAATATCGGTAAAAATAAAGATACTCCGGTTGAAAATGGAAAAGATGATTATTTAATTTGCATGGATAAAGTTTATCCTCATGCGGGTTATATCACTATCAATATTTCTTCTCCTAATACGCCTGGCTTGAGGACATTACAGTATGGAGAAGCTTTGGATGATCTTTTGTCTGCGATTAAAAATAAGCAAAGTGAACTTCAGCAAAAGTTCCAAAAATATGTTCCTGTTGCTGTTAAAATCTCTCCCGATCTTTCAGAAGAAGAATTAATAAAAATTGCTGATAGTTTAATGCGTCATCATATTGATGGGGTTATTGCAACAAATACCACATTGGATAGAAAGATTATCGAAGGTTTGAATCACTGTCAGCAGGCAGGAGGGTTGAGTGGACGCCCTGTGCAATTGCGCAGTACAGAGATTATCCGCCGCCTTTCGCAAGAATTAAAAGGTGAAATACCGATTATTGGTGTCGGTGGAATTGATTCACTGGTGGCAGCCAGGGAAAAAATAGAAGCAGGTGCTTCATTAATTCAGATATATTCCGGCTTTATCTATAAAGGACCGAAAATCATCAAAGATATTGTTAATCATATCTGA
- a CDS encoding porin codes for MKLNILAVVIPALLVAGTANAAEIFNKDGNKLDLYGKVDVRHQIADKRSGQDGDDSYARIGIKGETQISDQLTGFGRWEYNLKAKGAEADGAETATRLAFAGLKFANYGSLDYGRNYGVNYDVNAWTDVLPIFGGDSMSHTDNYMTGRATGLLTYRNTDFFGLVDGLNFALQYQGQNSERTKNGRSGDTANGDGYGLATTYNVGYGITVGGSYANSTRANGQWNDIYAKGERAEAWNIGAKYDANNVYLAAMYGETRNMTSGSAVIDGVKAKGIANKTQNIELVAQYLFSDFGLKPSLAYVQSKGKDLGEGEKRHSADLVKYVSVGTYYYFNKNLSTYVDYKINLLDKNEGTDANARNVFGVGLTYQF; via the coding sequence ATGAAACTCAATATTCTTGCAGTGGTAATTCCAGCTCTGCTGGTTGCTGGTACAGCAAACGCAGCTGAAATTTTTAATAAAGACGGCAACAAACTGGATCTGTACGGTAAAGTAGACGTTCGTCACCAAATCGCTGATAAAAGAAGCGGCCAAGATGGCGACGACTCTTATGCTCGTATCGGCATCAAAGGTGAAACTCAGATCTCTGACCAACTGACTGGTTTTGGTCGTTGGGAATACAATCTGAAGGCTAAGGGCGCAGAAGCTGATGGTGCAGAAACTGCTACTCGTTTAGCTTTCGCTGGTTTGAAATTCGCTAACTACGGTTCATTGGATTACGGCCGCAACTACGGCGTAAACTATGACGTTAACGCATGGACTGACGTACTGCCAATCTTCGGTGGCGACTCCATGTCTCACACTGATAACTACATGACTGGCCGTGCTACTGGTCTGTTAACTTACCGTAACACTGATTTCTTCGGTCTGGTTGACGGTCTGAACTTTGCCCTGCAATACCAAGGTCAAAACAGCGAGCGCACCAAAAATGGTCGTAGCGGCGATACAGCAAATGGCGATGGCTACGGTTTGGCTACCACCTATAACGTAGGTTACGGTATCACTGTTGGTGGTTCTTACGCTAATTCTACTCGTGCAAATGGTCAGTGGAATGATATCTATGCTAAAGGTGAACGCGCTGAAGCATGGAACATCGGTGCTAAATACGATGCTAACAACGTATACCTAGCAGCAATGTACGGCGAAACCCGTAACATGACTTCTGGTTCAGCAGTGATTGATGGTGTTAAAGCGAAAGGTATCGCTAATAAAACTCAGAATATCGAATTGGTTGCACAATACCTGTTCTCTGATTTCGGTCTGAAACCATCTCTGGCTTACGTTCAGTCTAAAGGCAAAGACTTGGGTGAAGGCGAAAAACGCCACAGCGCTGATCTGGTTAAATATGTTTCTGTAGGTACTTACTACTACTTTAACAAAAACCTGTCTACCTATGTTGATTACAAAATCAACCTGTTGGACAAAAATGAAGGTACAGACGCAAACGCTCGCAACGTATTCGGTGTTGGTCTGACTTATCAGTTCTAA
- a CDS encoding cell division protein ZapC, with amino-acid sequence MKIRPDDQWRWYFDPEHNRVMLDLANGMIFRSRFPVRLLTDYAVTMEEMSFSVDDAALFYTFEEHLRRINMAPAFSAELALNGVVALRFMKPQMPKSWYFSHFSLIEKPEHGEIIQLKLQNSGTEALFMVAEVGDNASLCLLAQQKLEMHDRVMNFCDPIKVMNDRIMPYIEPTQSSIYHRAI; translated from the coding sequence ATGAAAATTAGACCTGATGATCAGTGGCGCTGGTATTTTGATCCTGAGCATAACCGTGTCATGCTCGATCTCGCTAATGGCATGATTTTTCGTTCCCGTTTCCCTGTCAGGCTGTTGACTGATTACGCCGTTACAATGGAAGAAATGTCATTTTCAGTCGATGATGCCGCGCTTTTTTACACTTTTGAAGAACATTTACGTCGCATCAATATGGCTCCTGCGTTTAGCGCTGAATTAGCTTTGAACGGAGTGGTTGCGTTACGTTTTATGAAACCACAAATGCCTAAGAGTTGGTATTTTTCTCATTTTTCTTTGATAGAGAAACCAGAACACGGTGAAATTATTCAGCTTAAGTTACAGAATAGCGGTACTGAAGCACTGTTTATGGTTGCAGAAGTGGGTGACAATGCCAGCTTGTGTTTATTGGCGCAGCAAAAGCTAGAGATGCACGATCGTGTTATGAATTTTTGTGATCCTATTAAGGTCATGAATGATCGTATCATGCCTTATATTGAGCCAACTCAGTCATCGATATATCATAGGGCAATTTAG
- the asnS gene encoding asparagine--tRNA ligase, which yields MSVAPVVDVLQGRVPVGNEVTVRGWIRTRRDSKAGISFLAVYDGSCFNPLQAVVNNNLPNYQDEILHLTTGCSVEVTGTVVESQGKGQDFELQATKVVVVGMVDDPDTYPMAAKRHSIEYLREVAHLRPRTNLIGAVARVRHTLAQALHRFFHEKGFFWVSSPLITASDTEGAGEMFRVSTLDLQNLPRTDKGEVDFSQDFFGREAFLTVSGQLNGEAYACALSKIYTFGPTFRAENSNTSRHLAEFWMVEPEVAFADLNDIARLSEDMLKYVFKAALEERADDLAFFAERVDSEVITRLEKFVDSDFVQLDYTDAIEILENCGQEFENPVFWGVDLASEHERYLAEKHFNAPVIMKNYPKDIKAFYMRMNDDGKTVAAMDVLAPGIGEIIGGSQREERLDRLDQRMEEMGLNKEDYWWYRDLRRYGTVPHAGFGLGFERLVAYVTGVSNVRDVIPFPRTPRNASF from the coding sequence ATGAGCGTAGCGCCTGTAGTCGATGTACTGCAAGGCCGGGTTCCGGTTGGCAACGAAGTCACCGTTCGCGGTTGGATACGTACAAGGAGAGATTCTAAAGCTGGTATCTCGTTCCTCGCCGTCTATGACGGTTCCTGCTTTAATCCATTACAGGCCGTCGTTAATAATAATTTACCTAATTATCAGGATGAAATATTACATTTAACCACGGGCTGTTCTGTTGAAGTCACCGGTACAGTGGTGGAATCGCAAGGTAAAGGACAGGATTTTGAATTGCAGGCCACTAAAGTTGTTGTTGTTGGCATGGTTGATGATCCAGATACTTACCCAATGGCAGCTAAACGCCACAGCATTGAATACCTGCGTGAAGTAGCTCATCTTCGCCCACGCACCAATTTGATCGGCGCCGTTGCCCGTGTTCGCCATACACTGGCCCAAGCCCTGCATCGTTTCTTCCATGAAAAAGGCTTCTTCTGGGTATCCTCGCCGCTTATCACCGCATCAGATACAGAAGGTGCTGGCGAAATGTTCCGCGTTTCCACTTTGGATTTGCAAAACTTGCCACGCACAGATAAAGGCGAAGTGGATTTCAGCCAGGATTTCTTCGGCCGTGAAGCTTTCCTTACTGTATCCGGTCAGTTAAATGGCGAAGCTTATGCTTGTGCATTGAGCAAAATCTATACCTTCGGGCCCACTTTCCGTGCAGAAAACTCCAATACCAGCCGTCATTTGGCAGAATTTTGGATGGTTGAACCAGAAGTGGCTTTTGCCGATCTGAATGATATCGCCAGACTCTCTGAAGACATGCTGAAATATGTTTTCAAGGCTGCATTAGAAGAGCGTGCAGATGATCTGGCTTTCTTTGCAGAACGAGTTGACAGCGAAGTTATCACTCGTCTGGAAAAATTTGTTGATTCAGATTTCGTTCAATTGGACTACACCGATGCGATAGAAATTCTGGAAAATTGTGGTCAGGAATTTGAAAACCCTGTTTTCTGGGGTGTGGATTTGGCATCAGAGCATGAGCGTTATCTGGCAGAAAAACATTTCAACGCGCCAGTGATCATGAAAAACTATCCAAAAGACATTAAAGCCTTCTATATGCGCATGAATGACGATGGTAAAACCGTTGCCGCAATGGATGTGTTAGCGCCAGGCATTGGTGAAATCATTGGTGGTTCCCAGCGTGAAGAGCGTCTGGATAGGTTGGATCAGCGTATGGAAGAAATGGGGCTGAATAAAGAAGATTATTGGTGGTATCGTGATCTGCGCCGTTACGGCACCGTTCCTCATGCTGGTTTCGGTTTGGGCTTCGAACGTCTGGTAGCTTATGTTACGGGCGTATCCAACGTTCGTGATGTTATTCCATTCCCGCGGACACCAAGAAACGCAAGTTTCTAA
- a CDS encoding YcbK family protein, with amino-acid sequence MNNIDHDRRKWLGISVAALGLGLLPQSVLAALTTPRPRILRFDNLHTGETLKAEFFDGHRYNKSELARLNYLFRDFRQNKVKTIDPKLFDQIYLLQMLMGINKHVQLVSGYRSLATNNMLRHTSGGVAKHSYHTRGQAMDFHIDGVQLTHIRKAALKMRAGGVGFYPKSNFIHIDTGPVRTW; translated from the coding sequence ATGAATAACATTGACCACGATCGCCGAAAGTGGCTCGGTATAAGTGTGGCCGCATTGGGATTAGGTTTATTACCTCAATCGGTTTTAGCTGCATTGACAACGCCACGTCCTCGAATTTTACGTTTTGATAACTTGCATACCGGAGAAACACTCAAAGCCGAATTCTTTGATGGTCATCGGTATAATAAATCAGAACTAGCCCGCCTGAATTATTTATTCCGCGATTTTCGGCAAAATAAGGTTAAAACCATTGATCCGAAATTATTTGATCAAATTTATTTATTGCAAATGCTGATGGGAATAAATAAACATGTTCAATTAGTTTCGGGTTATCGTTCCTTGGCAACAAATAATATGTTGCGTCACACCAGTGGTGGCGTGGCAAAACACAGTTACCATACCCGTGGACAAGCCATGGATTTTCACATTGATGGTGTTCAGCTTACGCATATTCGTAAGGCTGCATTGAAAATGCGGGCAGGGGGAGTAGGGTTTTATCCAAAGAGTAATTTTATTCATATTGATACAGGCCCGGTCAGGACGTGGTAA
- the pepN gene encoding aminopeptidase N → MTQQRLVKHRLDYKAPDYTITNIDLDFDLDAEKTTVTAISQVKRQVNDITPLVLDGENLTLKSIYIDDKAWKHYQEQDGKLLIEQLPAQFTLKIVNEIHPVANTALEGLYVSGDALCTQCEAEGFRHITYYLDRPDVLACFTTRITADKTKYPFLLSNGNRIEQGELEDGRHWVKWQDPFPKPAYLFALVAGDFDVLRDTFVTRSGREVALELFVDRGNLDRADWAMTSLKNSMKWDETRFGLEYDLDIYMIVAVDFFNMGAMENKGLNIFNSKYVLAKTETATDEDYLAIEAVIGHEYFHNWTGNRITCRDWFQLSLKEGLTVFRDQEFSSDLGSRSVNRIKNVRVMRSAQFAEDAGPMAHPIRPDQVMEMNNFYTLTVYEKGAEVIRMIHTLLGEEQFQAGMQLYIHRHDGSAATCDDFVQAMEDASNVDLTLFRRWYSQSGTPVLTVRDEYDAEKQQYILHVSQMTSPTADQKEKQPLHIPLDIELYDEQGRVIPLRRHGQPVHHVLNVINAEQSFVFDNVPSRPVPSLLREFSAPVKLDYPYSDEQLSFLMKHARNEFSRWDAAQALLTNYVKLNVVRHQKSLPLELPMHVIDAFRAVLLDKDIDPALAALILTLPSENEVAELFTVVDPKAIHDVIRAMTKALANEMVDEFSAVYHSLQTGVYRVEHKDIAKRDLRNTCLYYLAFIDTKELADKLVAAQYYHADNMTDSIAALSAAVFAELPCSYQLMDEFDKQWHQNGLVMDKWFRLQATNPAFDVLEKVRGLMKHRSFSLSNPNRVYSLLRIFFSRNAVAFHAEDGSGYQFLVEVLTELNNLNPQVASHLIDPLIRLKRYDEKRQALMRAALEQLKGIENLSGDLFEKITKALES, encoded by the coding sequence ATGACACAACAGCGACTCGTTAAACACCGTCTGGATTATAAAGCGCCAGATTACACAATTACTAACATTGATCTTGATTTTGATCTGGATGCTGAAAAAACAACGGTGACGGCAATCAGTCAGGTAAAACGTCAGGTTAATGACATTACTCCACTGGTTTTGGATGGCGAAAATCTCACATTAAAAAGCATTTATATCGATGATAAAGCGTGGAAGCATTATCAGGAACAGGATGGAAAGTTGCTGATTGAACAACTTCCAGCCCAGTTTACTCTGAAAATTGTGAATGAAATTCACCCGGTAGCAAATACAGCCCTGGAAGGACTGTATGTGTCTGGCGATGCCTTGTGTACCCAGTGTGAGGCAGAGGGATTCCGTCACATCACATATTATTTGGATCGCCCAGATGTTCTGGCTTGTTTTACTACTCGCATTACTGCGGATAAAACCAAATACCCATTTCTGCTTTCCAATGGTAACCGTATTGAGCAAGGAGAGCTGGAGGATGGGCGTCATTGGGTAAAATGGCAGGACCCGTTCCCGAAACCGGCTTACTTGTTCGCATTGGTTGCGGGGGATTTTGATGTCCTGCGTGACACGTTTGTGACCCGCAGTGGCCGTGAGGTGGCACTGGAGCTGTTTGTTGATCGGGGTAACCTGGATCGTGCTGACTGGGCCATGACATCGTTGAAAAACTCAATGAAATGGGATGAAACCCGCTTTGGTCTGGAGTATGACCTTGATATCTATATGATTGTCGCCGTTGATTTTTTCAATATGGGGGCGATGGAAAACAAGGGATTAAACATCTTCAATTCCAAATATGTTCTGGCAAAAACGGAAACGGCGACTGACGAAGACTATCTTGCCATTGAAGCCGTGATTGGACATGAATATTTCCATAACTGGACCGGAAACCGTATTACATGTCGTGACTGGTTCCAGTTAAGCCTGAAAGAAGGGCTGACAGTATTCCGTGATCAGGAATTCAGTTCGGATCTGGGTTCACGTTCGGTTAACCGTATTAAGAATGTGCGTGTTATGCGTTCTGCACAATTTGCCGAAGATGCTGGCCCTATGGCTCACCCTATCCGTCCTGATCAGGTGATGGAAATGAATAACTTCTATACGTTGACCGTCTATGAAAAAGGCGCAGAAGTGATTCGGATGATCCACACCTTATTGGGGGAAGAACAATTTCAGGCGGGTATGCAGCTTTATATCCATCGCCATGATGGTAGCGCGGCTACCTGTGATGATTTTGTGCAGGCGATGGAAGACGCATCAAATGTCGATTTGACCCTCTTCCGCCGTTGGTATAGCCAATCCGGGACGCCTGTGCTGACTGTCCGCGACGAATACGATGCAGAAAAGCAACAATATATTTTGCATGTCAGTCAAATGACATCACCAACAGCAGATCAGAAAGAGAAACAACCGCTGCACATTCCTCTGGATATTGAACTTTATGATGAACAGGGAAGGGTTATCCCGCTGCGTCGTCATGGTCAGCCTGTACATCATGTTTTGAATGTTATTAATGCAGAGCAATCATTTGTTTTCGATAACGTTCCATCACGGCCTGTCCCTTCTTTACTGCGTGAGTTTTCTGCACCAGTGAAATTGGATTATCCATACAGTGATGAGCAACTTTCATTTTTAATGAAACATGCGCGTAATGAGTTCTCCCGTTGGGATGCAGCGCAAGCTCTGCTAACCAACTATGTGAAGCTGAATGTTGTCCGTCACCAAAAATCCCTGCCACTGGAATTGCCAATGCATGTCATTGATGCTTTCCGTGCTGTATTGTTGGATAAAGATATCGATCCGGCTCTGGCTGCATTGATCCTGACTCTGCCGTCTGAAAATGAAGTGGCAGAATTGTTTACGGTGGTAGATCCCAAAGCTATCCATGATGTCATTCGTGCTATGACAAAGGCACTGGCCAATGAAATGGTGGATGAATTCTCTGCGGTTTATCACAGCCTCCAGACAGGCGTATACCGTGTAGAGCATAAGGATATTGCAAAACGTGATTTGCGTAATACCTGCCTCTACTATCTGGCCTTTATTGATACCAAAGAGTTGGCAGATAAATTAGTGGCGGCACAATATTATCACGCTGATAACATGACTGACAGCATCGCTGCCTTATCTGCGGCTGTATTTGCTGAATTGCCTTGCAGTTATCAATTAATGGATGAATTTGATAAGCAATGGCATCAGAATGGTTTGGTCATGGATAAATGGTTCAGGCTGCAAGCCACCAATCCAGCCTTCGATGTACTAGAGAAAGTGCGTGGCTTGATGAAACATCGTTCTTTCAGCTTGAGCAACCCAAACCGTGTTTATTCACTGTTGAGAATATTCTTTAGCAGAAATGCCGTGGCCTTCCATGCTGAAGATGGTAGTGGTTATCAATTCCTGGTGGAAGTGCTAACCGAGCTGAATAACCTAAATCCGCAAGTAGCATCACATTTGATTGATCCATTGATTCGTTTGAAACGTTACGATGAAAAACGTCAGGCTTTGATGCGTGCGGCATTGGAACAATTGAAAGGAATAGAGAACTTATCTGGCGACCTGTTTGAAAAGATTACCAAGGCACTTGAAAGTTAA
- the pncB gene encoding nicotinate phosphoribosyltransferase, with product MTLDATPIIKSLLDTDAYKFHMQQAVYHHYNNIPVVAEFRCRGDELLGEYAEPLRHQIDMMADLALTEHEVDYLSRLPFFKEDYLNWCKTFRFNPKQVDVSVTYEGQLAIRISGLWHEVILWEVPLLALISELVHRHHSPEITPEDAVIQLRKLIELFYKEAAEKNIDLSGFKLMDFGTRRRFSYAVQYAIINELKNSFPYLIGSSNYQLAEQLDLPPLGTQAHEWFQAHQQISPELANSQRAALQTWLNEYPNQLGIALTDCITMDAFLRDFDKPLATAYQGLRHDSGDPIEWGEKAIAHYQSLGIEPMTKTLVFSDSLDLQKALALYHHFHKRINVVFGIGTRLTCNIPGIKPLNIVIKLVECNGKPVAKLSDSPGKTICEDDEFVNRLRRAFDIPYIEKVV from the coding sequence ATGACTTTAGACGCTACCCCGATTATCAAATCACTGCTTGATACTGATGCTTATAAGTTTCACATGCAGCAAGCAGTGTACCACCATTACAACAATATTCCTGTTGTTGCAGAATTTCGTTGCCGTGGTGATGAACTGCTCGGAGAATACGCCGAGCCATTACGTCATCAAATCGACATGATGGCAGACTTAGCATTGACAGAACACGAAGTCGATTATCTTTCTCGCCTGCCGTTCTTCAAAGAGGATTACCTGAACTGGTGCAAAACATTCCGCTTTAATCCTAAACAAGTCGACGTTTCTGTTACCTATGAAGGGCAATTAGCCATCCGCATTTCCGGTTTATGGCACGAAGTTATCTTGTGGGAAGTGCCTTTGCTTGCTCTGATCAGCGAATTGGTTCATCGTCATCACTCACCTGAAATCACGCCGGAAGATGCCGTTATTCAGCTGAGAAAATTGATTGAACTGTTTTACAAAGAGGCTGCGGAAAAAAATATCGATCTATCCGGTTTTAAATTAATGGATTTTGGTACTCGCCGTCGTTTTTCATACGCAGTGCAATATGCCATTATCAATGAGCTGAAAAATAGTTTCCCTTATTTGATTGGAAGTAGTAATTATCAACTGGCAGAACAGCTTGATCTTCCGCCTCTCGGTACACAAGCCCATGAATGGTTCCAGGCTCACCAGCAAATTAGTCCAGAACTTGCCAATAGCCAGAGAGCAGCGCTGCAAACCTGGCTGAATGAATATCCAAACCAGTTAGGTATCGCCCTGACTGACTGTATTACTATGGATGCTTTTTTGCGAGACTTTGACAAACCATTAGCAACTGCCTACCAAGGTCTGCGTCATGACTCCGGTGATCCTATTGAATGGGGTGAAAAAGCCATAGCACATTACCAATCACTGGGTATCGAGCCAATGACGAAAACATTGGTGTTCTCTGACAGCTTGGATCTGCAAAAAGCACTGGCGCTGTATCACCATTTCCACAAGAGAATTAATGTTGTTTTCGGCATTGGCACACGACTGACCTGTAATATTCCAGGCATAAAGCCACTGAATATCGTTATCAAATTGGTCGAATGCAATGGTAAACCCGTGGCAAAACTTTCGGATAGCCCCGGAAAAACCATCTGTGAAGATGATGAGTTTGTCAACAGGTTACGTCGGGCCTTCGACATTCCCTATATAGAGAAAGTGGTCTAG